Genomic segment of bacterium:
GAAAAAATGATCCAAGCTCTGGAACTTGAAACAGCGGAGATAAAAGAATGATAATAATTAATAAAAACAGATGTCCTGTTAAAGCTATTTCTCAGAAAGTTTATAAACAGCCTGTTATAAATAATAAAGTTTGTGTCGAGTGTAAAAAATGTATAAATTTTTGTCCGATGCGTTCAATAAAAGAGATTTAAGAAAGGATTTGGAGTTGAAAATGCGTAAATATCTTGTATTTCTGATATTTTTCTTAATGATAAATCCTGCATTTGCGCAGGGAGATTTAAAGCAGGAGATAAAACCTTCTGACTCCTTATCAATGAAAGAAGCAATCAGCTGCGCTCTATTAAATAATAACGAATTAAAAGCATTGAGAAATTCTCTCTCCGCGCAACAAAGAGAAATAGGCATCGCAAAAAGCTATTTGATGCCCAGAGTCAAATTTGAAGAAATGTTTGTAAATACAAATAATCCTGCACTTGATTTTGCTCTCAGAATAAATCAGAGAAGGTTTACATCAGGCGACTTAAACAACGCACCGGGTTCATTTAACAAGCCTGATGCCATAAATAACTTTCTTACATCAATAACTTTAGAGCAGCCGATTTATTACAGAAAATCTTTTGTAGGGGTTGATATGGCAAAAAAAGAATATTCAGCGCAGACTTATGCTTTCTTCAGAAAACAGGAAGAAGTTGCTTTTAACGTGTCAAAAACTTATTTATCTGCGATTACGGCTCAAGAATATGTTAAAGTCGCGCAAAAAGCCGTTTTTGACTCAAAAGAACACTTGAGAATTGCTCAGGTAAGATTTAAAACAGGATTAGGGCTGTATTCCGATGTTTTAAGAACTTCTACGGCAGTAACAGAGGCGCAGCAGAAGCTTATTTCTGCAAACAAGAATTTGAGTCTTTCCAAAAGATCTCTGGGTTTGCTTATGGGAAAACAAACTTCTGTTGATATAAATTCAGTAGTTCCTCAATTAAGTATAAAAAATATTGATTATGCAAATACAGCTATAGCTTCAAGAAATGACGTTAAATCACTTGAGGAAAAACTTGAAAACGCCAGAAACGGGATTAAATTTGCCGAATCTGATTATTTTCCGACAGTCGCAGGATTTGGTTCTTACCAGCTTTATGACAGCAGGGCTCCTTTTGCGGCGGAAGGGCATAACTATGTTGCAGGTGCGGCTGTTAAATGGGAAGTTTTTGACGGTTTGAAATCTAAAAATAAAAAATTACAGGCAAAAGACAGGGTTGCGGAAGCACAGGAATATCTGAAAGGGTTTAAAAATCAAATAACTTACAAGATTTATGAAGCCTGCCAGAATGTAGAAGAAGCGCAAAAAAATCTTGAGCTTGCAAATTCAGCCTTAATAACTGCCGAAGAAGGCAAAAGGCTTGTTTTGAAAAGATGGGAAAGTTCTTTGTCTCCTATGGTTGATTTGCTTGATGCCCAGATTAACCTTGATAAAGCAAGAGCTGACGTTGTTAAAACCACTAACGATTATAAAGTTGCACTAATAAGCCTTTCTTTTGAAAGTGGGATTCTGTTCAAAGATTTAGGAATTGAGTAAAAAAGGAAATAATTATGAAAAAAATAATACTTTCATTGATAATATTATCTGCATTAACAGCAGGATGCACATCTAATAAAGAAAAAGCTCCTGAAAAACCTCAAATTTCAGGGGTAGAGATGAAAACTATAAATAAGTCTTCTGTTGATGATTTTTATGAAACTTCTGCGACTGTCAAATCGAAAATTTCCAGCGTGGTTTCCAGCATGATAATGGGGCGTGTTACTTCTTTGAGAGTTAAAGAAGGCGATAACGTTAGAGCGGGACAGCTTTTGTTAACTATTGACAACAGAGAAGCTTCTCAAAAAGCTATGGGGGCTCAAGCAGGAGTCAACGGGGCTATGAAAGGTGCAGAAGAAGCAAATCAAAACAGGCAATTAACAAATAAAACATATCAAAGATATGAAAAACTTTATAAAGAAAATGTCCTGACAAAACAGGAATTTGACCAGATTTCTACTCAAAAGCAACTTGCCGAACTTGAATACCAGAAAGCAATGCAGGGAGTGAATCAGGCAAAAGCGGGTCTTGGAGAAGTCGGAGTTTATCAGAGTTATTCAAGAGTTACAGCTCCTGTTTCGGGGATTGTGGTTCAAAAAAACATAGATTTAGGAAGTATGGCATCACCGGGACAGCCTTTATTAACTGTTGAAGCCCCTTCAAGTCTTGAACTTGTTGCTGATATTAACGAAAGTATGATTGATAAAATAAAAA
This window contains:
- a CDS encoding TolC family protein; this encodes MRKYLVFLIFFLMINPAFAQGDLKQEIKPSDSLSMKEAISCALLNNNELKALRNSLSAQQREIGIAKSYLMPRVKFEEMFVNTNNPALDFALRINQRRFTSGDLNNAPGSFNKPDAINNFLTSITLEQPIYYRKSFVGVDMAKKEYSAQTYAFFRKQEEVAFNVSKTYLSAITAQEYVKVAQKAVFDSKEHLRIAQVRFKTGLGLYSDVLRTSTAVTEAQQKLISANKNLSLSKRSLGLLMGKQTSVDINSVVPQLSIKNIDYANTAIASRNDVKSLEEKLENARNGIKFAESDYFPTVAGFGSYQLYDSRAPFAAEGHNYVAGAAVKWEVFDGLKSKNKKLQAKDRVAEAQEYLKGFKNQITYKIYEACQNVEEAQKNLELANSALITAEEGKRLVLKRWESSLSPMVDLLDAQINLDKARADVVKTTNDYKVALISLSFESGILFKDLGIE
- a CDS encoding efflux RND transporter periplasmic adaptor subunit, with translation MKKIILSLIILSALTAGCTSNKEKAPEKPQISGVEMKTINKSSVDDFYETSATVKSKISSVVSSMIMGRVTSLRVKEGDNVRAGQLLLTIDNREASQKAMGAQAGVNGAMKGAEEANQNRQLTNKTYQRYEKLYKENVLTKQEFDQISTQKQLAELEYQKAMQGVNQAKAGLGEVGVYQSYSRVTAPVSGIVVQKNIDLGSMASPGQPLLTVEAPSSLELVADINESMIDKIKIGIPVYLESEGKKEVKSKITAIIPRIDPMTRTFTIKVAFSGLNSGSYAKIKIPVAKIQAITVPQNSVVQKGQLTGVYTVDEKNIISYRLIRTGKTFGNDVEVLSGLSSGDKVIIKGFEKAVDGGEVK